In Dermatophagoides farinae isolate YC_2012a chromosome 9, ASM2471394v1, whole genome shotgun sequence, a genomic segment contains:
- the LOC124497974 gene encoding uncharacterized protein LOC124497974: MSSITNDKVMNMAAVSSSSSTAATKKTSSKSVHNQQQQQQQKDNNQSNGDSSSDEKQHQSQSSAMINNKLQKSTMKQQEEIDDLNHTIMANNNNNGSKSNDDDDDVIKENPITMKEMKGHSISICINSADELETKSDGDEEIVTIMQESNNNSQSSVVNENVITNLSKQFIAGLKINDTNESINYVDKNRDNSVSPKSAHSLDGSLKKRSKPLIRSGAVRESSLSPSPPLPPPPPSSSLSPQLPNGSNETLNSVKNTGSTTHLTVGYSTTVCGSITQNSSGNITASGNNISQPTSLTTSSKNSSIISSNASSPSLSRDSSSEIQEMSVSEAKIFLTETLKKGIKDRQFLYKLEQDLAQFLKDTTRDTLKILQASSYNRMLIHKTADYYQLEHAVDHSHTSVVLTKNSNTRQPDELFKEMMAKDQREETNGQKKSILKRDSTSLDDSPGSSFDKDKSPDNSLLLNGGANSGGGGCGTGSLSDSSRSRSLEEREENYEKVRARIFSQQDAGTTDSSSKSKLQLQTGSEESFDSNLMQSQQQQQPVDSSSLQSNSQNDNCDTNENVLSTTDTNITNDVDNNDDGYGDDVGQKKQPLINQKENINNNNNNKDNNNSQMMIQRRKPQGSNVGSISNRSGGKSLGGYNGRVNNKYHNMYHHHHNYQHHNAAQPPFHPQQYPPTQPYYTHQQQQQSYHQPSSSHQSAAMYRPANHHHHNHYHSQRFASSNHHNNNNSNHQHPHHHHHTRGPFRSNVMNKNPKNNPYYHTSGGGVRGHSSGGSTRHSHPGTSQLHYQGGDGNFVNHHRMNNPPSIPATHHHQLSNQMPPPPAYHLMEQQQPNPYTSYLRVPGVTAYNPYMDPNANNQYQYSHLIPNDQLYAYMNHQSTMTGTVGGGGGGVIQQPMQSTPLLNNPPTHQILSHQSSTNVPPSNLTNNTAITSTTGQQNHQYTLSIANGYPIMYGPVHAAIPHVPYPHSLVPSQANVSSSYPVINPYGTIAMNLIAPTKTDEPNDIQQSLQQKTGSRQNQLGPSNHQPNQQQPPPMDTSGLLSSFDRIAQVHYPHTYKANSQPQNTIHNVCYNIPPPNVNIGVEVKNSTITGSSSIQPNKSQPKCQQQSITGQGNGGYYQQQKQSQNAQSRSMARNKLPQANNQENNNKYSTADK, encoded by the exons ATGTCTTCAATTACTAATGATAAGGTTATGAATATGGCAGCagtctcatcatcatcatcaacagcagcaacaaaaaaaacttcatcaaaatctgttcataatcaacaacaacaacagcaacaaaaagataataatcaatcgaatggTGACAGTAGtagtgatgaaaaacaacatcaatcacaatcatcggcaatgattaataataaattacaGAAATCTACAATGAAACAGCAAGaggaaattgatgatttaaacCACACCATCatggccaataataataataatggatcaaaatcgaatgatgatgatgatgatgtgataaaagaaaatccaattacaatgaaagaaatgaaagGACATTCAATATCCATCTGTATTAATTCAGCTGATGAG ttggaaacaaaaagtgatggtgatgaagaaATTGTCACTATTATGCaagaatcaaacaataatagCCAGTCATCGGtggtaaatgaaaatgtcattactaatttatcaaaacaatttattgctggattaaaaatcaacgatacaaatgaatcgataaatTATGTTGATAAAAATCGTGATAATTCTGTTTCACCGAAATCGGCACACAGTTTAGATGGTAGCCTAAAAAAACGTTCAAAACCCTTGATTCGAAGCGGTGCTGTACGTGAATCGAGTTTATCgccatcaccaccactaccgccaccaccaccatcatcatcattgtcaccTCAATTACCTAATGGTAGTAATGAAACGTTGAATTCGGTGAAAAACACTGGATCAACAACTCATTTGACGGTAGGTTACAGCACCACCGTTTGTGGCAGTATTACCCAGAACAGTAGCGGAAATATTACAGCGTCTGGTAACAACATTAGCCAGCCGACTAGTTTAACA ACAAGCAGTAAAAATAGTTCCATAATTAGTAGCAATGCATCATCGCCAAGTCTTTCAAGAG aTTCAAGTAGTGAAATTCAAGAAATGTCCGTCAGTgaagcaaaaatttttcttacagaaacattgaaaaaaggCATAAAAGATCGTCAATTTCTATACAAGCTAGAACAAGATCTCGCACAATTTCTTAAAGATACTACACGTGATACGTTGAAAATTCTACAAGCATCATCCTACAATCGAATGTTGATCCATAAAACAGCTGATTATTATCAGCTTGAACATGCAGTTGATCATTCACATACGTCGGTtgttttgacaaaaaattccaataccAGACAACCGGATGAATTATTCAAAGAGATGATGGCCAAAGATCAACGAGAAGAAACAAATGGacagaaaaaatccatattGAAACGGGATTCAACATCATTGGATGATTCACCTGGTAGTTCATTTGATAAGGATAAAAGTCCGGATAAttcgttattattgaatggaGGTGCaaatagtggtggtggtggttgtggcaCTGGATCACTATCCGATTCATCACGATCAAGATCGTTAGAAGAACGTGaagaaaattatgaaaaagtGCGTGCAAGAATTTTTAGCCAACAAGATGCAGGGACTACTGATTCTTCATCAAAATCTAAACTACAACTTCAAACTGGTAGTGAAGAAAGTTTCGACAGCAACTTGATGCAATcccaacaacagcaacaaccaGTTGATAGTTCTAGTCTTCAATCAAACagtcaaaatgataattgtgatacaaatgaaaatgtattgTCGACTACAGATACCAATATTACGAacgatgttgataataacgatgatggttatggtgatgatgttggccagaaaaaacaaccattaatcaatcagaaagaaaatattaataataacaataataacaaagataataataatagccaaatgatgatacaacGGCGTAAACCTCAAGGTTCGAATGttggatcaatttcaaatcgtAGTGGCGGTAAATCATTGGGTGGTTATAATGGTCGTGTTAATAATAAGTATCATAatatgtatcatcatcatcataattatcaacatcataatgCAGCACAACCGCCGTTCCATCCGCAACAATATCCACCAACGCAACCATATTATactcaccaacaacaacaacaatcataccatcaaccatcatcatcgcatCAATCTGCCGCAATGTATAGGCctgccaatcatcatcatcacaatcattatcattcgcAACGATTTGCTAgttccaatcatcataataataataattccaatcatcagcatccacatcatcatcatcatacaagaGGTCCTTTTCGGTCGAatgtgatgaataaaaatcctAAAAATAACCCTTATTATCATacaagtggtggtggtgtacGTGGTCATAGTAGTGGTGGTAGTACAAGACATTCACATCCAGGTACTAGTCAGCTTCATTATCAAGGTGGTGATGGAAATTTTGTTAACCATCATCGTATGAATAATCCACCATCGATACCAGctacccatcatcatcaactatcaaatcaaatgccACCGCCACCGGCTTATCATTtgatggaacaacaacagcctaACCCTTATACTTCTTATTTACGTGTTCCAGGCGTTACAg CATACAATCCATATATGGATCCAAATgccaataatcaatatcaatattcGCATTTAATTCCAAATGATCAg TTGTATGCATAcatgaatcatcaatcgacAATGACTGGAACGgttggcggtggtggtggtggtgttatACAACAGCCAATGCAATCAACACCATTGTTGAATAATCCTCCAACACATCAAATCCTTTCACATCAATCCTCAACAAATGTGCCTCCAAGTAATTTGACTAATAATACGGCTATTACTTCCACAACtggacaacaaaatcatcaatatactCTATct ATTGCAAATGGTTATCCAATAATGTATGGTCCAGTTCATGCTGCGATACCTCATGTGCCATATCCGCATAGCCTTGTGCCATCGCAAGCCAATGTTTCTTCATCGTATCCGGTAATAAATCCATATGGAACGATtgcaatgaatttgattgcaCCAACGAAAACGGATGAACCAAATGATATACAGCAATCattgcaacaaaaaactgGTAGCCGCCAAAATCAATTGGGTCCAAGTAATCATCAACCgaaccaacaacaaccaccgcCAATGGATACATCaggattattatcatcatttgatcgaATTGCTCAAGTACATTATCCACATACATACAAGGCCAATTCGCAGCCACAAAATACAATACATAACGTATGTTACAATATACCACCACCTAATGTCAACATTGGTGTTGAggtaaaaaattcaacaattacTGGTTCTAGCAGCATTCAACCGAATAAATCTCAACCAAAATGTCAACAGCAATCAATAACAGGACAAGGGAATGGTGgatattatcaacaacagaaacaatCGCAGAATGCCCAATCACGATCGATGGCAAGAAATAAATTACCACAGGCAAACAATCaggaaaataataataaatactcAACAGCCGACAAATAA